One genomic window of Oleomonas cavernae includes the following:
- a CDS encoding D-2-hydroxyacid dehydrogenase, translated as MTSLPRIVFLDSDTLSPQTRLRAPDFAHELTLHPRTKAAEVAEKIAQADVVITNKVPVRAEAIAGAAKLKLIAVAATGTDNVDLKACAERGITVSNIRGYAVNTVPEHTFALILALRRSIVAYRQSVLDGRWQDAGQFCYFDYPMKDLAGSTLGVIGGGTLGKAVARLGQAFGMTVIFAGRKGASEVPPDRTPFETVLRTSDVLTLHLPLTPATRNLIAGPEFALMARQPLIVNTARGGLIDEAALGEALARGQVAGAGIDVATPEPPPPDHPLMALAKLPNVIVTPHVGWAAQEAIQALADQLIDNVDAFWRGAPRNCVTPA; from the coding sequence ATGACGTCCCTGCCCCGCATCGTTTTCCTCGACAGCGACACGCTTTCGCCCCAGACCCGGCTGCGGGCGCCGGATTTCGCCCATGAGCTGACCCTCCATCCGCGGACCAAAGCGGCGGAAGTCGCGGAAAAAATCGCCCAGGCGGACGTGGTCATCACCAACAAGGTACCGGTCCGGGCCGAGGCGATCGCCGGTGCCGCAAAGCTGAAACTGATCGCTGTGGCCGCCACCGGTACCGACAATGTCGACCTCAAGGCCTGTGCCGAGCGCGGCATCACGGTCAGCAATATCCGCGGCTATGCCGTCAACACCGTGCCGGAACACACCTTCGCCCTGATCCTGGCCCTGCGCCGCAGCATCGTCGCCTATCGCCAGTCGGTGCTGGACGGCCGCTGGCAGGATGCCGGGCAGTTCTGCTATTTCGACTATCCCATGAAAGATCTCGCCGGCTCGACCTTGGGCGTCATCGGCGGCGGCACCTTAGGAAAGGCCGTGGCCAGGCTGGGCCAGGCCTTCGGCATGACGGTGATCTTCGCCGGCCGCAAGGGGGCAAGCGAGGTGCCGCCCGACCGCACCCCGTTCGAGACGGTCCTGCGCACCAGCGATGTGCTCACCCTGCACCTGCCCCTGACGCCGGCGACCCGCAACCTGATCGCAGGCCCCGAATTCGCCCTGATGGCGCGCCAACCGCTGATCGTCAACACCGCGCGCGGCGGCCTGATCGACGAGGCGGCACTGGGCGAGGCCCTGGCCCGGGGCCAGGTCGCCGGCGCTGGCATCGATGTGGCAACGCCCGAACCGCCGCCGCCCGATCATCCCCTGATGGCCCTGGCCAAGCTGCCCAATGTGATCGTCACCCCGCATGTCGGCTGGGCGGCGCAGGAGGCGATCCAGGCCCTGGCCGACCAGTTGATCGACAATGTCGATGCCTTCTGGCGCGGTGCCCCGCGCAATTGCGTCACCCCGGCATGA
- a CDS encoding PDR/VanB family oxidoreductase, whose protein sequence is MIAHGPLTLKVRSAEPLGHSLKRLVLEAADGGPLPSAGAGGHIQLRLKGPTRGWRNAYSLTSPPDARDHYAIIVRRVSQSRGGSAFVHEAVGAGTIVEAGMPNNFFAVSNVARKHLLVSGGIGLTPFLSYLEQFRQRGSPFELHHLCRAEDMPVFARLLEPFGARSIHLHPTRRGFDLAALLARQPLGTHLYTCGPHSLMDQVLSTASDLGWPASKRHAESFGETAVGGAPFHVLLARSGIEIAVGPEQSLLEALEAAGIDAPCLCRGGACGECRLPLLEGVADHRDDFLSAEEHAAGKLILTCVSRAKGPRLVIDL, encoded by the coding sequence GTGATCGCCCACGGCCCCCTGACCTTGAAGGTGCGCAGCGCCGAACCCTTGGGGCACAGCCTGAAACGCCTGGTGCTGGAGGCGGCCGACGGCGGCCCCCTGCCATCGGCCGGGGCCGGCGGCCATATCCAGTTGCGGCTGAAAGGTCCCACCCGCGGTTGGCGGAATGCCTATTCGCTGACCTCGCCGCCCGATGCCCGCGACCACTACGCCATCATCGTCCGCCGGGTCAGCCAGTCGCGCGGCGGCTCCGCCTTCGTCCACGAGGCAGTGGGGGCCGGCACCATCGTCGAAGCCGGCATGCCCAATAATTTCTTTGCCGTCTCCAACGTCGCGCGCAAGCACCTGCTGGTCAGCGGCGGCATCGGCCTCACCCCTTTCCTGTCCTACCTGGAACAGTTCCGCCAGCGCGGCAGCCCTTTCGAGCTGCACCACCTGTGCCGCGCGGAAGACATGCCGGTGTTTGCCCGCCTGCTGGAACCCTTCGGGGCCCGCTCGATCCACCTGCACCCCACCCGCCGCGGCTTCGATTTGGCGGCGCTGCTGGCCCGGCAACCGCTAGGCACCCACCTCTATACCTGCGGGCCGCACAGCCTGATGGACCAGGTACTTTCCACGGCCTCGGATCTGGGCTGGCCGGCGTCCAAGCGCCATGCCGAATCCTTCGGCGAAACGGCGGTGGGCGGCGCCCCGTTCCATGTGCTGCTGGCCAGGAGCGGCATCGAAATCGCCGTGGGGCCGGAGCAAAGCCTGCTCGAAGCCCTCGAGGCCGCCGGCATCGATGCCCCCTGCCTGTGCCGTGGGGGCGCCTGCGGCGAATGCCGCCTGCCCCTGCTGGAGGGAGTCGCCGATCACCGCGACGATTTCCTGTCGGCCGAGGAACACGCAGCGGGCAAGTTGATCCTGACCTGCGTGTCGCGTGCCAAGGGGCCGCGCCTCGTCATCGACCTGTGA
- a CDS encoding glycerate kinase type-2 family protein — MTGDKEILRGLFDAALAAALPDGRFAGRLPPPPRGRTIVLGAGKGAARMAQAFEAAWEYPCEGLVVTRYGHGAATRSIEVVEASHPVPDAAGERAAARILALAAGAGADDLVICLISGGASALLALPAHGITLETKRRINKALLKSGAAIDEMNAVRKAMSAIKGGRLLAAAQPARCITYLISDVPGDEPAIIGSGPTIPDATPVEAALSILARHRIEVEPALATAIRANTLPQVLPGEIHMLATPKMALDAAAAHARSLGFTPLILGDAIEGIATEVATVMAGIAQSAARHGAPVARPAVLLSGGETTVMVKGHGRGGRNAEFLLALALRLDGLAGVSAIACDTDGIDGSQDNAGAWIGQDILAQARSRGLDARAFLDNNDAYSFFAALDRLVVTGPTLTNVNDFRAILIR; from the coding sequence ATGACCGGCGACAAAGAGATCCTGCGCGGCCTGTTCGACGCCGCCCTGGCCGCCGCCCTGCCCGACGGCCGCTTTGCCGGCCGCCTGCCACCGCCGCCTAGGGGCCGCACCATCGTGCTTGGTGCCGGCAAGGGGGCCGCCCGCATGGCCCAGGCCTTCGAGGCCGCCTGGGAATACCCTTGCGAGGGCCTGGTCGTCACCCGTTACGGCCATGGCGCGGCAACACGATCGATCGAGGTGGTCGAGGCCTCGCATCCCGTGCCCGACGCGGCGGGCGAGCGCGCAGCCGCGCGCATCCTGGCGCTTGCAGCCGGGGCCGGGGCCGACGACCTGGTGATCTGCCTGATCTCGGGCGGGGCCTCGGCCCTGCTGGCCCTGCCCGCCCACGGCATCACGCTGGAGACCAAGCGGCGCATCAACAAGGCCCTGCTCAAATCCGGTGCCGCGATCGACGAGATGAACGCGGTGCGCAAGGCCATGTCGGCGATCAAGGGCGGCCGGCTGCTCGCCGCCGCCCAGCCGGCGCGCTGCATCACCTACCTGATCTCGGACGTGCCGGGCGACGAGCCGGCCATCATCGGCTCCGGCCCCACCATCCCGGATGCGACGCCGGTCGAGGCGGCGCTGAGCATCCTGGCCCGCCATCGGATCGAGGTGGAACCGGCACTTGCCACGGCGATCAGGGCGAACACTTTACCCCAGGTGTTGCCCGGCGAGATCCATATGCTGGCAACGCCGAAGATGGCACTGGATGCCGCGGCGGCCCATGCCCGTTCGCTGGGGTTCACCCCCCTGATCCTGGGCGATGCCATCGAGGGTATTGCGACCGAGGTGGCGACGGTCATGGCCGGCATCGCCCAAAGTGCCGCCCGCCACGGTGCGCCGGTGGCCCGGCCGGCGGTGCTGCTGTCGGGCGGGGAAACCACGGTGATGGTCAAGGGCCATGGCCGCGGCGGGCGCAATGCCGAATTCCTGCTGGCACTGGCCCTGCGCCTGGACGGCCTGGCCGGCGTGTCGGCCATCGCCTGCGACACTGATGGTATCGACGGCTCGCAAGACAATGCCGGCGCCTGGATCGGCCAGGATATCCTGGCCCAGGCAAGATCACGCGGGCTCGATGCCCGCGCCTTCCTCGACAACAACGACGCCTACAGCTTCTTCGCGGCGCTGGACCGCCTGGTGGTGACCGGCCCGACCCTGACCAATGTCAACGATTTCAGGGCGATTTTGATCCGGTAG
- a CDS encoding heme-dependent oxidative N-demethylase family protein — protein sequence MGLIFKPTETFRGDFSYRNSDAALLRFPFPFPEDAYMYAVNIEPHVRGGPTAAYDHVFDVDEHYIAECHERALVLEQDPLRCQVLPHMITAEWDTLELIMESLATDYPAQFSLAREGDRWTWVNRPLGITQAFTFGDAATLPCGPFEYITRQAQGDFTIQDQRDDNLFMDGGMVTTQADWSLHVDLGMAFHEWHGPVPLAHPIGVFDRALKYLLRLQYGRPVRRLNWTMTINPRLDTSPENYPVWGPDRTTITPDNVADKVHLRVELQTLFRLPRSNGVLFGIRCYLASVRELARVPKYARRLHRVLRDLPPEIIDYKGLTRFRPMVIDWLAPFDDGAPLASGTAPEIDAL from the coding sequence ATGGGCCTGATCTTCAAGCCGACCGAAACCTTCCGGGGCGACTTTTCCTATCGCAACAGCGATGCCGCCCTCCTGCGCTTCCCCTTCCCGTTCCCGGAAGACGCCTACATGTATGCGGTGAACATCGAGCCCCATGTCCGCGGCGGGCCGACCGCCGCCTACGACCATGTCTTCGATGTCGACGAGCATTACATCGCCGAATGCCACGAGCGCGCCCTGGTGCTGGAACAGGATCCACTACGCTGCCAGGTGCTGCCGCACATGATTACGGCGGAATGGGACACGCTGGAACTGATCATGGAGAGCCTGGCGACGGATTACCCCGCGCAGTTTTCGCTGGCCCGTGAGGGCGACCGCTGGACCTGGGTGAACCGGCCGCTGGGCATCACCCAGGCCTTCACCTTCGGCGATGCCGCGACCCTGCCCTGCGGCCCGTTCGAATACATCACCCGCCAGGCCCAGGGCGATTTCACCATCCAGGACCAGCGCGACGACAACCTGTTCATGGACGGCGGCATGGTCACCACCCAGGCCGACTGGTCGCTGCACGTCGACCTGGGCATGGCGTTCCACGAATGGCATGGGCCGGTGCCCCTGGCCCACCCGATCGGGGTGTTCGACCGGGCGCTGAAATACCTGCTGCGCCTGCAATACGGCCGGCCGGTGCGGCGCCTGAACTGGACCATGACCATCAACCCGCGCCTGGACACCTCGCCCGAGAATTACCCCGTGTGGGGGCCTGACCGCACCACGATCACGCCCGACAACGTGGCCGACAAAGTGCACCTTAGGGTCGAATTGCAGACCCTGTTCCGCCTGCCACGCTCCAACGGCGTGCTGTTCGGCATCCGCTGCTACCTCGCCTCGGTGCGGGAACTGGCCCGGGTGCCGAAATATGCCAGGCGGCTGCACCGGGTGCTGCGCGACCTGCCGCCGGAGATCATCGACTACAAGGGCCTGACCCGGTTCCGGCCGATGGTGATCGACTGGCTGGCCCCGTTCGACGACGGCGCCCCGCTCGCCAGCGGCACCGCGCCGGAGATCGATGCGCTCTAA